In Vicia villosa cultivar HV-30 ecotype Madison, WI linkage group LG7, Vvil1.0, whole genome shotgun sequence, the DNA window CAAGTAGAGCGAGCTTGTTGggttatatatatatgttttatttttctctttcattGGAACACGAAATGTTTCCACTTAATTCCTATTATTTCTCTGATTCAGTTTTGTAACCGCCTATACTTGCACTACGTGGTATCAAAACTGCTACCACATAACAAAACGTGGTCAGTGGTCACCAAGTAAACGTTACTGCTAGGACTCACGTTTTCAAAAGCTTAAATCTATATTAATCTTTAAATTTTACTCAACTAAATATAAATATTCATTTTGACACATATTTATCTCTAAATACAACCTTTTTTCCTCCTTTAAATTACTAGGCATCGCTAAGAATTATCTTATCCATTGTAGTACATTTAAATTGGGACATTAGGCAATTACACATAAACAATGCATTCTTGAATGGAAATCTCACAGAAATTGTGTTTATGCGTCAACTAGAAGAGAATTTAACTTTTTCTTGAAGATTTATGATTGAAAAATTTGAGACTAAAGCTCAAGTTACATCAGAATGGTGAGAAAGTCTAATCATATATATCCCCCAAAATTAGTGAGCCATTGCTCATTTGATATgttaaaactataataataataatgagtaTAAACATTATTGTTACATGATTACATGTTCATCTTACATTCGCTTCTTCATCTATAGCGACAATGCCGTCGTTGTCTTCTTCTGGGGTAGCTGTCATTCTGTCTACTGACCCTCTTCTCTCTTCCGGGGTAGTTGTCATTGGGGTAGCTGTCGACATTCTGTCTACTGAGCCTCTTCTTTCTGCTGACCCCATCTCAATGGTAGCATCTGAACTATTGTGAACACTTCCTTGTGAAGATTGGTTTTGTTGTACTCCTTGTTTTGCTTTTTGCGCCCAACCAACGAGTCGTGTTTGTATTTCCTCAACAAATATCGCCTTGTTAAAGTCACTTCCCATCTAGATTCATAAATTCAAAAACATTGTCAATTTCACAGAACTATATAACCTGCATGGTTTCAGAAAACAACTCAAACTCACCTGTGTAACAAGTGCATACAGTGGTAGGGTACTGCAACTACATAGCATCTGAATAACTACCCTACAATATTAATAAcaaaaaagtgtaagaaaaaagGTTCAAGATTCAAAAGTCACAGTATACAAAAATTTAGTATTCTAGTTACCCAACAGTGAGCCTTGGAATACTGTATTGGATTTGTTCCATTATACATGAATCAAAGCCATATGTTACCTGAGATACACAGTATTTTTGTAAGAATTGATAAAAGCATGGCAATGAATATTATAAATTGAGGTTGAGACTAGTTAATATGTTTACCAGTATCCAGAAAAGGAAGGCTATCTCAAAAGAAATTTCGAAAAGGGTCAAGTGAATCAAGTAGAGGACGATGCGAGGACGATTAAACCAGAAGTGATCGTTTGATGGTTGAACTACTAATTCACCTTCTATGGATGAATTATTTTCAGCTACTTCATGAGCTAATTGAATTATTACATGTTGTAGCTTGGTTCCAACAGCAAGTAGAAACTTAAGAATGCAGATCAGAAAAAGATTAATTTAGATAAATATATCAACTTTACTTGAATGGAGAAAAGAgccaaaagaaaacaaaatttatgAAGATACTTACAATAATAGGAATGAAGGCAATCCAGAAATATGCATGCCAACctgaaacaataaaaataaatcttaattTTGATTGGACAATGGCATAACTGTTTATTCAACGAGACTGTGGTATAACCAAGATTAAACTACACGTCAAACTGGTCAGTTTTTGGTTCAACCGGTTGAACTGGACGGGTTTCAGTGCAGTTTTTAAAGCATTGTTACAGGtaataataaccattatacaTAAGGTAGAAAATGTGGTTATCATGCAGCAGAACAACTGAGAAACCGAACAGAAGTGCTAAGTCTTGTAGCATACCATGGATATTAAGCAACAAAAATATGACCACAAAGATCCAAAGATACCAACTGcaaacatcaaaataaaattataaattagtgACAAAAAAGAATCAATAACTTTACACTAAAAGTCTACAAAGAAAACCTGGTCAATTAACTACCGATGAAGATTGTGATAATTATAGAAGCTTGACAGGAACAAGTACCTTATACCAACAACTTTCTTGAAGTCTTCTTCAAGTGCACGATTCATGTACTTATGAAAATTAAACGTTCGATTTCCCCTACAATGAGTCTATAAGAGagaaacaaaattaataatatgGTTCGATCTTAACAGAAGCAAATGCAGCACACTATAATCTTACCATAATGAAACCTCGCCTTAATGTTACATAATCCAACTTTGTCACAGATCCATAAAATTGCTTGAAAAATGATCtctgaaataaaaacaaaaaatcagaACTAATCATCATAACCATAATGTCAACAACAACATGATAAAGCCAGTAAAATATGATTAACTTCATACAATTAACTTACCACCCATCCTATTACAGCAGAATTTTTGCCAAAACCAAAAAAGTGATACTGTATAAATTCGTGCTCATGAACATGAGTCACCTCCTCCGCCCGCTCCGGATCTGCACTAGACCAGTATCCATATGAAAGAGATTAATTATGACAGAAAAGTATTAAGATTACATTATAACTGATCAAATTTGTTAGTTTACCATGTTGtgattcattttcttcttcatctaCAACAATAGAGTGTTCCCAGTGCTTCCATTTACGAATCTATTATTGACAACAATTCTTATTAATAGAGAAGAGCTTTAAACAAAAACCagattatgataaaaaaaatcatatgatTAGATACTCACGATTAATCCTCCAAAAACAATAGTCAAAACAGATATGGCCACATGACAAATAGCTAGGACAAAAATAAAGATATGCAGGCGATGCAGTCCTTCCAATGATAATAGAGGTACCTTTCCCTGAAAATAATTTAATGATAATACAAAATATGATTAAAGTGGATAATAGGATTAAGTCATCAAATTAAAATTGTCTAAATAACATTAAAAGAATAAACATGATATATGACTGTGAGTAGATTTTACACTGACTTGCACCCTTATGTAATAGTCATTAAAACCTTGAACAAAATGAAAAAGGCGGTAACATAACATACCTTGGAAGCACAGTAGCCATGTTGTTCCAATTTATGATCATCATTACCACCAAGAAGGCGTCTAGCATTGCCGAAAACATCGTTGGAAGAGAAAAAAGTCTGAAAATGTGCAACTGGTTTTGGTTTTGATTTTACAACTGATTGTTCATATTCTCTTTCGTCAAGTTTACAAGGAAGCATATGATGCATCATTTTTTCTGGAACACAGATTTCTACAATCACATTTTGTGCTTGAGCCAGAAATATCGAAATAAAACCCAACAGCATCAACTCTGCATAGTAATAATATAGATaataaaaaccaaaacaaaatcaTAAAACTAAACATATCTCAATTTTGAAAATCATTACTTTAATATCAAGTAGAAGAAGCAAAAAGGAAAACCTTCTTTGATTTTTTGTAAGGCTTGAAAGAGTGATTCTTGATTTTTCCTCTTAAGAAACTTGCCAAGATGATGAAGACCACGTACAAGAGCAAATGAAACGGCGACAAGGATAGTGCAAACAGAAGCAACAACCCATGTAGGAGTAAATTGCAAATCGGTTCCTTCTCCACCAGCACCCATATTACAGTTTTGGTGTTTGAATTGAACAACATTAACTTACTTAACTACTCTTTGTTGTGTTGAAACTTCATCTTTAAACAGAACCAGAAAAATTCTGCAATCAAATGAATTGAAAATAGTAACTGAATTTCATGTCTTATACGAATGTCCCTCTTTAAATTCAACTACACTTGTTTAACCAAGTGTTAGTAGAACaaggaaaaaaaacatttattcaAATCAATGGCATGGACAATACACAAAATTCAAACATCTTTCATTTGAATGCAGAACATAGAACATAGAGGGCTGCAGAAAGATTGACGCACAACCAAAACGATCAACACAGGCAGATCTAGGTTTCAGCACACACACAGAAAAATTTGAACATAACCAAAAAGATGAACAGACTTTCTGCAAAAAGAAATACCAAAGACAGTGATGATCTGACGAGATAAGGCAAAGACGGAAGTGGGCGCGGGGAGAAGACGAACTGCGGTATACCGAGAATGATGAAATCTTCTTCAACCCTAGAAAGAATAAATTAATCAATCTAATAAGCACAATAAACAACTCATTACAGTTCATCAAGGATAGACAATCCCTTCAAAATAACCCGAGAAAAGTTAGAACTCTTATCTCGTAGCACAGACACCTCTGGGAAAAATTGTGTCTGTGTCAATGTGTCGATTGAGAAAAAAGCATTACCTTAGGTGGTGAAGTAACCATACAGATGTAAACTTTCTTCTAATATCCTTCCAAATCTAGCATTTCAATATGAAAAACTAGGATCATCACAGAACGAGCTTGCATTGACAATTCAATTGAACCTAATCAAATTCCAATAACAACATACAAGTTAAATGCAAATCTTTAAGACGTAGATTTGTGTAGATTGCAATGAGAAGAAAGTGTTTGTTATTCAACTTCAAGTGTTAATCATCATAACACATTTTTAGATCAGATTAGAtgagaaaaaaaaatctaaaaataagcaTGCCACGAATGTGATTCTAAATATAGAGCGACTTACAAAAGCAACAAATAATTGATGTGAAGACGGAGAGCGAACTGAAGAATAAAATCGCGAAGACGGAGAGGCCGGGAACGGAGCGAGAACGGTGTGAGTGGCTTAGATCGTTCTACGGAAACAACATCGGCATTGTGTTTGATCTTG includes these proteins:
- the LOC131618041 gene encoding MLO-like protein 1, yielding MGAGGEGTDLQFTPTWVVASVCTILVAVSFALVRGLHHLGKFLKRKNQESLFQALQKIKEELMLLGFISIFLAQAQNVIVEICVPEKMMHHMLPCKLDEREYEQSVVKSKPKPVAHFQTFFSSNDVFGNARRLLGGNDDHKLEQHGYCASKGKVPLLSLEGLHRLHIFIFVLAICHVAISVLTIVFGGLIIRKWKHWEHSIVVDEEENESQHDPERAEEVTHVHEHEFIQYHFFGFGKNSAVIGWVRSFFKQFYGSVTKLDYVTLRRGFIMTHCRGNRTFNFHKYMNRALEEDFKKVVGISWYLWIFVVIFLLLNIHGWHAYFWIAFIPIIFLLAVGTKLQHVIIQLAHEVAENNSSIEGELVVQPSNDHFWFNRPRIVLYLIHLTLFEISFEIAFLFWILVTYGFDSCIMEQIQYSIPRLTVGVVIQMLCSCSTLPLYALVTQMGSDFNKAIFVEEIQTRLVGWAQKAKQGVQQNQSSQGSVHNSSDATIEMGSAERRGSVDRMSTATPMTTTPEERRGSVDRMTATPEEDNDGIVAIDEEANVR